One segment of Amycolatopsis alba DSM 44262 DNA contains the following:
- the rpsR gene encoding 30S ribosomal protein S18, with amino-acid sequence MAKPPIRKPKKKVCVFCKAEKKGRPENIDYKDTNLLRKYISDRGKIRARRVTGNCSQHQRDIAIAVKNSREMALLPYTSTAR; translated from the coding sequence GTGGCCAAGCCACCCATCCGCAAGCCCAAGAAGAAGGTCTGCGTTTTCTGCAAGGCCGAGAAGAAGGGCCGCCCGGAGAACATCGACTACAAGGACACCAACCTGCTTCGGAAGTACATCTCCGACCGCGGGAAGATCCGTGCCCGTCGCGTGACCGGCAACTGCAGCCAGCACCAGCGTGACATCGCCATCGCGGTCAAGAACTCCCGCGAAATGGCGCTGCTGCCCTACACCTCGACCGCACGCTAA
- a CDS encoding DUF3558 domain-containing protein, which yields MRRSLVLLLAAGALVAGCSGTKNGTASSEPSYTTGSSSASSGSSGSAPKVSNPLKTSSIESDACAALSAAKRSQLGLGEGERRTTSAGPGCSIFAADDKLNQIEISPVLANKNGLSDVYDTKANDAYFEETQVSGYPAVYAAALDDRKSGKCGLFVGVTDQLAVNILVQYDNGPGASDPCPVALKVGEAMIETLKEG from the coding sequence ATGCGACGTTCCCTCGTACTCCTCCTCGCCGCCGGTGCGCTGGTCGCGGGCTGTTCGGGCACCAAGAACGGCACCGCCTCTTCGGAGCCCTCCTACACGACCGGCTCCTCGAGCGCGTCGAGCGGCTCGTCCGGCTCCGCGCCCAAGGTGTCGAATCCCTTGAAGACCTCGTCGATCGAGAGCGACGCGTGCGCCGCGCTTTCCGCGGCGAAGCGGTCCCAGCTCGGCCTCGGCGAAGGCGAGCGGCGGACCACGAGCGCCGGCCCCGGCTGCTCGATCTTCGCCGCCGACGACAAGCTGAACCAGATCGAGATCAGCCCGGTGCTCGCGAACAAGAACGGTCTCAGCGACGTCTACGACACGAAGGCCAACGACGCGTACTTCGAGGAGACCCAGGTCTCCGGGTACCCGGCGGTCTACGCCGCCGCGCTCGACGACCGCAAGAGCGGCAAATGCGGTCTCTTCGTCGGCGTGACCGACCAGCTGGCCGTGAACATCCTGGTGCAGTACGACAACGGACCCGGCGCGAGCGATCCGTGCCCCGTCGCGCTCAAAGTGGGGGAAGCGATGATCGAGACGTTGAAGGAGGGCTGA
- a CDS encoding single-stranded DNA-binding protein produces the protein MAGDTVITVIGNLTSDPELRFTPSGAAVANFTVASTPRTLDRQSGEWKDGEALFLRCNIWRQAAENVAESLTRGARVVVQGRLKQRSFETKEGEKRTVVELEVDEIGPSLRYATAKVNKVSRGTGGGGGGGFGGGGGGGQSGPPADDPWGSAPPAGGGGGGGFSDEPPF, from the coding sequence ATGGCTGGAGACACCGTCATCACGGTGATCGGCAACCTCACGTCCGACCCGGAGCTTCGCTTCACCCCTTCCGGTGCGGCGGTCGCGAACTTCACGGTCGCGTCCACCCCGCGCACGCTGGACCGTCAGTCCGGTGAGTGGAAGGACGGCGAGGCCCTGTTCCTGCGCTGCAACATCTGGCGTCAGGCGGCCGAGAACGTCGCCGAGTCGCTGACCCGTGGCGCGCGAGTCGTCGTGCAGGGGCGCCTCAAGCAGCGGTCTTTCGAGACCAAGGAAGGCGAGAAGCGCACCGTCGTCGAGCTCGAGGTCGATGAAATCGGCCCCTCGCTGCGTTACGCCACCGCCAAGGTGAACAAGGTCAGCCGTGGCACCGGTGGCGGTGGAGGCGGCGGCTTCGGTGGAGGCGGCGGCGGTGGCCAGTCCGGCCCGCCCGCCGACGACCCGTGGGGTTCCGCCCCGCCCGCCGGTGGCGGCGGTGGCGGCGGCTTCTCCGACGAGCCGCCCTTCTAG
- a CDS encoding ESX secretion-associated protein EspG codes for MLDKQVTITTGTLITLIHRRGGEPHTILSETPTWYGEEAQRAEDERTNEELASQGLFGARGLHNGFKATLEAIARPSLEYYGWVDGGFEGKALSFTLLAGSAGGEGFVLARHSEHDGVALASVRPEELLTEFLAQIPKLAPGRGRPIAVPKSQVEASRSSSTAQDEGFEVLRSGRQSTGSQEADELRRILALRRLGSGSLYVAARGRSGARQRIERPVNYIDTSEGRWLTEEIPGSGEPRIAFTPADQQVLGERLRSAQGRLFSS; via the coding sequence GTGCTGGACAAGCAGGTCACCATCACGACCGGCACCCTCATCACGCTGATCCACCGCCGAGGCGGCGAGCCGCACACGATCCTGTCGGAAACCCCGACCTGGTACGGCGAGGAAGCGCAGCGGGCCGAGGACGAGCGGACCAACGAAGAGCTGGCGAGCCAGGGCCTCTTCGGCGCGCGGGGCCTGCACAACGGGTTCAAGGCGACGCTCGAAGCGATCGCCAGGCCGTCGCTGGAGTACTACGGCTGGGTCGACGGCGGGTTCGAGGGCAAGGCGCTGAGCTTCACCCTGCTCGCGGGGAGCGCCGGTGGCGAGGGTTTCGTCCTCGCCCGCCACAGCGAGCACGACGGCGTCGCGCTCGCCTCGGTGCGGCCCGAAGAGCTGCTCACCGAGTTCCTCGCCCAGATCCCGAAGCTCGCACCGGGACGCGGGCGTCCGATCGCCGTCCCGAAGAGTCAGGTCGAGGCCTCGCGCTCGTCTTCGACGGCGCAGGACGAGGGTTTCGAGGTGCTTCGCAGCGGGCGGCAGAGCACGGGCAGCCAGGAGGCGGACGAGCTTCGGCGCATTCTCGCGCTACGCCGTTTGGGGAGTGGCAGCCTGTACGTCGCCGCTCGCGGCCGGAGCGGCGCGCGGCAGCGGATCGAACGCCCGGTGAACTACATCGATACGTCCGAGGGCCGGTGGCTGACCGAGGAGATACCGGGGAGTGGCGAACCGAGGATCGCCTTCACACCCGCCGACCAGCAGGTTCTCGGAGAACGACTACGGAGCGCACAGGGCAGGTTGTTCTCGTCCTGA
- a CDS encoding alpha/beta fold hydrolase has protein sequence MTLREGVLAGGAAYLEFGTGRPLVVFRTVLPDSANPTGAARWAEARSLKPLAAHFTVLTVGRRPGLEPGVTMADLAAHHAEELRARFDGPVDVLGLSTAGCLALQFAADHPGLVRRLVVGAAGVRLGPDGRRVQHEYTDLLAAGRYRAAAMALAPTVADSRLGRALMAGVLGLTAGRPADPNGMVAMLRAEDTFDIEDRLGEIAAPTLVLAGARDALYPPELAERVAGGVRHGELKVYEGRRHHTVMTDRRFGKDVIDFLLRNDRS, from the coding sequence GTGACCTTGCGCGAAGGAGTGCTGGCCGGAGGCGCCGCCTACCTCGAGTTCGGAACGGGCCGCCCGCTCGTGGTCTTCCGCACGGTGCTACCGGACTCGGCCAACCCCACCGGCGCCGCCCGATGGGCGGAAGCACGCTCTCTCAAGCCGCTGGCAGCGCACTTCACCGTGCTGACGGTCGGCCGCCGCCCCGGTCTCGAACCCGGCGTCACCATGGCCGATCTCGCCGCCCACCACGCCGAGGAGCTCCGGGCCCGGTTCGACGGCCCGGTGGACGTGCTCGGCCTGTCCACGGCCGGTTGCCTCGCGCTGCAGTTCGCCGCCGACCACCCCGGCCTGGTGCGACGGCTGGTGGTCGGCGCCGCGGGCGTCCGCCTCGGACCGGACGGCCGCCGCGTCCAGCATGAGTACACGGACCTGCTGGCCGCCGGGCGATACCGCGCCGCGGCCATGGCACTGGCGCCCACGGTCGCGGACTCCCGGCTCGGCCGGGCCTTGATGGCCGGTGTCCTGGGGCTGACCGCCGGCCGCCCGGCGGACCCGAACGGCATGGTGGCCATGCTGCGGGCCGAGGACACCTTCGACATCGAAGACCGCCTGGGCGAGATCGCCGCGCCGACGTTGGTGCTCGCCGGGGCGCGGGACGCGCTCTATCCGCCCGAGCTCGCCGAACGAGTCGCGGGCGGAGTCCGCCACGGCGAACTCAAGGTCTACGAGGGACGGCGGCACCACACCGTGATGACCGATCGCCGCTTCGGCAAGGACGTCATCGACTTCCTTTTGAGGAACGATCGTTCTTGA
- a CDS encoding DUF3159 domain-containing protein produces the protein MKNEVRPMGFGMLTQKSLSLFGAVGGWRTVAEGVASRALFLVAYLVSGQVLTSALIAVGGVFVFAVVRLCTDRKVWQPSIGLIVIGVSALLAGSSGQAVDFYLTVVLAQTGGGALFLLSMLVRRPVVGVVMGTVRGERSGWQCDRPRRRRYYLCTAVFLAKFVIAAAVLVPLYLNGLVVPLGIAATLLGGAPAAGVCVYLCRRILRERAVTA, from the coding sequence ATGAAGAATGAGGTGAGGCCGATGGGGTTCGGCATGCTGACGCAGAAGTCGTTGTCGTTGTTCGGCGCCGTCGGAGGCTGGCGCACGGTCGCCGAGGGCGTCGCGTCGCGAGCGCTGTTCCTCGTCGCGTACCTGGTGAGCGGGCAGGTGCTGACATCCGCGCTGATCGCCGTCGGCGGCGTGTTCGTGTTCGCCGTCGTGCGGCTGTGCACCGACCGCAAGGTCTGGCAGCCGTCGATCGGGTTGATCGTGATCGGGGTGTCCGCGCTGCTCGCCGGGAGTTCCGGGCAGGCCGTCGACTTCTACCTCACCGTGGTCCTCGCGCAGACCGGCGGCGGCGCGCTGTTCCTGCTGTCCATGCTGGTGCGCCGTCCGGTCGTCGGGGTGGTGATGGGCACGGTCCGCGGTGAACGTTCCGGCTGGCAGTGCGATCGCCCGCGGCGGCGACGCTACTACCTGTGCACGGCGGTCTTCCTGGCGAAGTTCGTCATCGCCGCGGCGGTACTGGTGCCGCTGTACCTGAACGGGCTGGTGGTCCCGCTCGGCATCGCCGCCACCCTGCTCGGCGGGGCGCCCGCGGCGGGCGTCTGCGTCTACCTGTGCCGGCGGATCCTGCGCGAACGAGCCGTGACGGCGTAG
- the rplI gene encoding 50S ribosomal protein L9 yields MAKIILTTDVANLGGPGDIVEVKDGYARNYLLPRGYAIVATKGAEKNVRTIKRAQESRRIRDLDHAKEIKATLEGLGAIQLSGKAAEGSKKLFGSITTGEIVDAIKAAGGPLLDKRVIELKDHIKTVGKHSVGARLHPDVRVDVRLEVKAK; encoded by the coding sequence ATGGCGAAGATCATTCTCACCACCGACGTCGCCAACCTCGGTGGGCCCGGCGACATCGTCGAGGTCAAGGACGGCTACGCACGCAACTACCTGCTCCCCCGTGGCTACGCGATCGTGGCCACCAAGGGCGCGGAGAAGAACGTGCGCACGATCAAGCGGGCGCAGGAGAGCCGTCGCATCCGCGACCTCGACCACGCCAAGGAGATCAAGGCGACCCTGGAGGGCCTCGGCGCCATCCAGCTCAGCGGCAAGGCGGCCGAGGGCTCGAAGAAGCTCTTCGGTTCGATCACCACCGGCGAGATCGTGGACGCGATCAAGGCCGCGGGTGGCCCGCTGCTCGACAAGCGCGTCATCGAGCTGAAGGACCACATCAAGACCGTGGGCAAGCACTCGGTCGGCGCCCGTCTGCACCCCGACGTCCGCGTCGACGTGCGGCTCGAGGTCAAGGCCAAGTAA
- a CDS encoding PPE domain-containing protein yields the protein MFLLPIIAGYSAYNLATTKSGDFEASGGDRKIDCYNIWEKIVTGPGTGSIQEGQAAATRLKAGYQDRLTTIDNLSKEMDAAWTGKSAEAAQQSGAHPLRAWMDDSGKKLVDSDKYLGEQNTAFTTVKAKVQQVPKDPPKNNLLNSITPWTTDTDRAIRDYNSKGQANVDAFNEYFKASSENGKGLPTYNKMEGQKSNVDVTGGGSDGKGKDKDGGGQGDRNGNNGMPGISTPPGSMPPGGMPNIPGSNMPGIGGPGSNMPGANLPGSNMPGIGGPGSNMPGSNMPGANLPGGQYNPNLPGSNYKPPSWDDGTNASGFTPPKIPGAGGFGPGSGGGGGAGFGGTDIPGAGGFGPDGGFGPGGGGFGPGGGSGSAMPGGAGAMGGAGMGGGAAGSGSGAGRGAGGMMGGMGGMGAGGAKGKGGEDEERSSKFLVGDDPNEIFGTDELTAPPVIGE from the coding sequence GTGTTCCTGCTGCCGATCATCGCCGGGTACTCGGCCTACAACCTGGCGACCACGAAATCCGGCGACTTCGAAGCGTCGGGCGGCGATCGCAAGATCGACTGCTACAACATCTGGGAGAAGATCGTCACCGGTCCGGGTACCGGGTCGATCCAGGAGGGGCAGGCCGCGGCGACCCGGCTCAAGGCCGGCTACCAGGACAGGCTGACCACCATCGACAACCTGTCGAAGGAGATGGACGCCGCCTGGACCGGCAAGAGCGCCGAAGCCGCGCAGCAGTCCGGCGCGCATCCGCTGCGGGCGTGGATGGACGACTCCGGCAAGAAGCTGGTGGACTCCGACAAGTACCTCGGTGAGCAGAACACCGCGTTCACCACGGTGAAGGCGAAGGTCCAGCAGGTCCCCAAGGATCCGCCGAAGAACAACCTGCTCAACTCGATCACCCCGTGGACCACCGACACCGACCGCGCGATCCGGGACTACAACTCCAAGGGCCAAGCGAACGTCGACGCGTTCAACGAGTACTTCAAGGCCAGTTCCGAGAACGGCAAGGGCCTGCCCACCTACAACAAGATGGAGGGGCAGAAGTCGAACGTCGACGTCACCGGCGGCGGCAGTGACGGCAAGGGCAAGGACAAGGACGGCGGAGGCCAGGGCGACCGCAACGGGAACAACGGCATGCCGGGCATCTCGACGCCGCCCGGTTCGATGCCGCCCGGCGGGATGCCGAACATCCCCGGATCGAATATGCCGGGTATCGGCGGACCGGGCTCGAACATGCCAGGGGCGAACCTGCCGGGCAGCAACATGCCGGGTATCGGCGGGCCGGGTTCGAACATGCCGGGCTCGAACATGCCGGGCGCGAACCTGCCAGGCGGGCAGTACAACCCGAACCTCCCCGGCAGCAACTACAAGCCGCCGTCCTGGGACGACGGGACGAACGCGTCCGGCTTCACCCCGCCGAAGATCCCCGGCGCCGGCGGCTTCGGCCCCGGTAGCGGCGGTGGCGGTGGCGCGGGCTTCGGCGGCACCGACATCCCCGGCGCGGGCGGCTTCGGCCCGGACGGTGGCTTCGGCCCCGGTGGCGGCGGGTTCGGTCCCGGCGGCGGGAGCGGCTCGGCCATGCCCGGTGGCGCGGGCGCGATGGGCGGCGCCGGCATGGGCGGCGGTGCGGCGGGTTCCGGTTCCGGAGCGGGTCGCGGCGCGGGCGGAATGATGGGCGGCATGGGCGGGATGGGCGCCGGTGGCGCCAAGGGGAAGGGCGGCGAGGACGAGGAGCGCAGCTCCAAGTTCCTCGTCGGCGACGACCCCAACGAGATCTTCGGAACCGACGAACTCACCGCACCGCCGGTGATCGGGGAGTAA
- the dnaB gene encoding replicative DNA helicase, with protein sequence MALTDDRNPMYAESDPGPSDPGPRGGEYDRQPPQDIAAEQSVLGGMLLSKDAVADVIEALGPDDFYRPAHQAIYDVILDLYGRGEPADPITVSAELERRGELGRIGGAPYLHTLIATVPTAANAGYYAEIVTEKAVLRRLVEAGTRIVQYGYGAAAADGANIDEVVDRAQAAIYDVTERRTTEDYVALEELLQPTMDEIDAIASRGGQSQGIPTGFADFDDLTNGLHPGQMIIVAARPGVGKSTLGLDFARSASIKHGLTSVIFSLEMSRTEIVMRMLSAEARIRLADMRGGKMSDDDWTRLARRMSEVSEAPLFVDDSPNMTMMEIRAKARRLKQRNDLKLVVLDYLQLMSSGKRVESRQQEVSEFSRQMKLLAKEIEVPVIAISQLNRGPEQRTDKRPMLSDLRESGSLEQDADLVILVNRPDAWERDDPRAGEADLIIAKHRAGPTATITVAHQLHYSRFVDLSHD encoded by the coding sequence GTGGCGCTGACCGACGACCGCAATCCGATGTACGCGGAGTCCGATCCGGGTCCCAGTGACCCCGGTCCGCGTGGCGGCGAATACGACCGCCAGCCGCCGCAGGACATCGCGGCCGAGCAGTCCGTGCTCGGCGGCATGCTGCTGTCGAAGGACGCCGTCGCCGACGTCATCGAAGCCCTCGGGCCCGACGATTTCTACCGGCCCGCGCATCAGGCGATCTACGACGTCATCCTCGATCTCTACGGACGAGGGGAGCCCGCGGACCCGATCACCGTCTCCGCCGAGCTGGAACGCCGCGGCGAACTCGGCCGCATCGGCGGCGCCCCGTACCTGCACACCCTGATCGCGACGGTGCCGACGGCGGCGAACGCCGGGTACTACGCGGAGATCGTCACCGAGAAGGCGGTGCTGCGGCGCCTGGTCGAGGCGGGCACGCGGATCGTGCAGTACGGCTACGGCGCGGCCGCGGCCGACGGCGCGAACATCGACGAGGTGGTCGACCGCGCGCAGGCCGCGATCTACGACGTCACCGAGCGGCGCACCACCGAGGACTACGTCGCGCTGGAAGAACTGCTCCAGCCGACCATGGACGAGATCGACGCGATCGCCTCGCGCGGCGGGCAGTCGCAGGGCATCCCGACCGGATTCGCCGATTTCGACGATCTGACCAACGGCCTGCACCCCGGCCAGATGATCATCGTCGCGGCGCGTCCCGGTGTCGGCAAATCGACCCTGGGACTGGACTTCGCCAGGTCAGCGTCCATCAAACACGGCCTGACCAGCGTCATCTTCTCGCTGGAAATGAGCAGGACCGAGATCGTCATGCGCATGCTCTCGGCCGAGGCTCGGATCCGCCTGGCCGATATGCGCGGTGGCAAGATGTCCGACGACGACTGGACGCGGCTCGCGCGCCGGATGAGCGAGGTCTCCGAAGCACCGCTGTTCGTCGACGACTCGCCGAACATGACGATGATGGAGATCCGCGCGAAGGCCCGGCGGCTCAAGCAGCGCAACGACCTCAAGCTCGTCGTCCTCGACTATCTCCAGCTGATGAGCTCGGGCAAGCGCGTCGAGTCGCGGCAGCAGGAGGTCTCGGAGTTCTCGCGGCAGATGAAGCTGCTGGCGAAGGAGATCGAGGTCCCGGTGATCGCGATCAGCCAGCTGAACCGTGGTCCCGAGCAGCGGACCGACAAACGCCCGATGCTGTCCGACCTCCGTGAGTCCGGCTCGCTGGAGCAGGACGCCGACCTCGTCATCCTGGTCAACCGGCCCGACGCCTGGGAGCGGGACGACCCGCGCGCCGGTGAGGCGGACCTGATCATCGCGAAGCACCGTGCCGGGCCGACGGCGACCATCACCGTCGCGCACCAGCTGCACTACAGCCGCTTCGTCGACTTGTCGCACGACTAG
- a CDS encoding FAD-dependent oxidoreductase has protein sequence MTIAIIGAGLGGLALARVLHVNGIESVVYERESSRDARGQGGMLDIHSGQQALREAGLIDGFHEIARGEGQDMKLLEPDGTLLLQEDTPEDAPLLRPEVDRADLRDLLLDSLPEDTVRWGRAYESAENGVVSFADGSSAAYDLLVGADGANSRVRALLTDARPAHLGQNYVEIGIPDIDRTHPDLAAMVGRGTYWVLGDGLALAAQRNGDGRVRIGVSFHNTPEDWFETSGIPFDDPAAARARLIELLPGWDARILALIEACDDTVVPRSVSTLPIGLTWPSAPDVTLLGDAAHLMPPTGEGANMALLDGARLGLDLAARPDDFPAAAVKDYEREMFERTGAAARMSERVQKLLTAPDAARKMLAFFQPD, from the coding sequence ATGACCATCGCCATCATCGGAGCGGGCCTCGGCGGACTGGCTCTCGCCAGGGTTCTGCACGTCAACGGCATCGAGTCCGTCGTCTACGAACGTGAGTCCTCGCGCGACGCCCGTGGCCAGGGCGGCATGCTCGACATCCATTCCGGCCAGCAGGCGCTGCGCGAGGCGGGACTGATCGACGGGTTCCACGAAATCGCCCGAGGTGAAGGGCAGGACATGAAGCTTCTGGAGCCCGACGGCACCCTGCTGCTGCAGGAGGACACGCCCGAGGACGCCCCGCTCCTGCGGCCCGAAGTCGACCGCGCCGACCTGCGTGACCTGCTGCTGGACTCCCTCCCCGAGGACACGGTGCGCTGGGGGCGCGCGTACGAGTCCGCGGAAAACGGCGTGGTGTCCTTCGCCGACGGCAGCAGCGCGGCCTATGACCTGCTGGTCGGTGCCGACGGGGCGAACTCGCGGGTCCGCGCGCTGCTCACCGACGCCCGCCCGGCGCATCTCGGGCAGAACTACGTCGAGATCGGCATCCCCGACATCGACCGCACGCACCCCGACCTGGCGGCGATGGTCGGCCGAGGCACCTACTGGGTCCTCGGCGACGGATTGGCCCTGGCGGCGCAGCGCAACGGCGACGGCCGCGTCCGCATCGGCGTCAGCTTCCACAACACCCCTGAGGACTGGTTCGAAACCAGCGGGATCCCGTTCGACGACCCGGCCGCCGCCCGTGCGCGGCTGATCGAGCTGCTCCCCGGCTGGGACGCGCGGATCCTCGCGCTGATCGAGGCCTGCGACGACACGGTCGTGCCGCGGTCGGTCAGCACGCTCCCGATCGGCCTGACCTGGCCGTCGGCGCCGGATGTCACGCTGCTCGGCGACGCCGCGCACCTGATGCCGCCGACCGGCGAAGGTGCCAACATGGCACTGCTCGACGGTGCCCGGCTCGGCCTCGACCTGGCCGCGCGTCCGGACGACTTCCCCGCCGCCGCCGTCAAGGACTACGAACGCGAGATGTTCGAACGCACCGGCGCCGCCGCGCGGATGTCCGAGCGGGTCCAGAAACTCCTGACGGCGCCGGACGCCGCCCGGAAGATGCTCGCGTTCTTCCAGCCGGACTGA
- the rpsF gene encoding 30S ribosomal protein S6: MSRHYEVMVILDPTLDERTVAPTLDTFLNVIRTSGGSVEKVDVWGRRRLSYEIKKHAEGIYALLDLNSSFEAVKELDRQLSLQETVLRTKVMRREIKRAAAVAAKA, translated from the coding sequence GTGTCACGCCATTACGAGGTAATGGTCATCCTTGACCCCACGCTCGACGAGCGCACGGTCGCCCCCACGCTGGACACTTTCCTCAACGTCATCCGCACTTCGGGCGGAAGCGTCGAGAAGGTCGACGTCTGGGGCCGTCGCCGGCTCTCCTACGAGATCAAGAAGCACGCCGAGGGCATCTACGCGCTCCTCGACCTGAACTCCAGCTTCGAAGCGGTGAAGGAGCTGGACCGTCAGCTCTCGCTGCAGGAGACCGTGCTCCGCACCAAGGTCATGCGCCGCGAGATCAAGCGCGCCGCTGCCGTCGCCGCCAAGGCCTGA
- a CDS encoding TetR/AcrR family transcriptional regulator: protein MPTPFSAEDRARITERLLDAGRDLFAAQGLRKTSLDDLAAPAGIAKSSFYAFFDSKEALYLELMLRQAPRLHEHLAEVLDKAENARGALGGFLRATVRMLDENPLYRRLVTHPEEMRAVARRMGPDEMARAERMLPLPGFLEAARGKGELVEADDDELIGVLQAVLLLPMHREDIGEQRYPAVLDRLVDIVAAGLTKE from the coding sequence ATGCCGACCCCGTTCAGCGCGGAGGACCGCGCCCGGATCACCGAGCGGCTGCTCGACGCCGGACGTGACCTGTTCGCCGCCCAAGGCCTGCGCAAGACCTCCCTGGACGATCTCGCCGCCCCGGCCGGGATCGCGAAAAGCAGCTTCTACGCCTTCTTCGACTCCAAGGAAGCGCTGTACCTGGAGCTGATGCTGCGGCAAGCCCCTCGGCTGCACGAGCACCTGGCCGAGGTGCTGGACAAGGCCGAAAACGCGCGCGGCGCCCTCGGCGGTTTCCTGCGCGCCACCGTGCGGATGCTGGACGAGAACCCGCTCTATCGACGACTCGTCACCCATCCCGAAGAGATGCGGGCGGTGGCCCGGCGCATGGGGCCGGACGAGATGGCCAGGGCGGAGCGGATGCTGCCGCTGCCAGGGTTCCTGGAGGCGGCCAGGGGCAAGGGCGAGCTCGTCGAGGCCGACGACGACGAGCTGATCGGGGTGCTCCAGGCCGTACTGCTGCTGCCCATGCACCGTGAGGACATCGGCGAGCAGCGCTATCCCGCCGTACTCGACAGGCTCGTCGACATCGTCGCGGCCGGGCTGACCAAGGAGTGA
- a CDS encoding TetR family transcriptional regulator, whose amino-acid sequence MTEHDEHRRPGRWRSGAESKQRVLQVARELFDRNGYSGTTVRAIATAAGVDPAMVFYFFGTKQGLFSAVIDLSEDVPPAIESLFDGDLDSLGERVVRTLVENLDKSDRTPLVMLTRSAPTDPKSEALLREFIDREITDRVAALLGTPDAALRAGMVNVQILGLAVARYIVRVEPIASASVDELVASFGPLVQHCLTG is encoded by the coding sequence ATGACAGAGCACGACGAACACCGTCGTCCGGGCCGGTGGCGGTCCGGCGCGGAGAGCAAGCAGCGGGTCCTCCAGGTCGCCCGCGAACTGTTCGACCGGAACGGTTACAGCGGCACGACCGTGCGCGCGATCGCCACCGCCGCGGGAGTCGATCCGGCGATGGTGTTCTACTTCTTCGGCACCAAACAGGGCCTGTTCAGCGCGGTGATCGACCTGTCGGAAGACGTCCCGCCCGCCATCGAGTCGCTTTTCGACGGCGACCTCGACAGCCTCGGCGAGCGCGTCGTCCGGACGCTGGTGGAGAACCTCGACAAATCCGATCGCACCCCGCTGGTCATGCTGACCAGGTCTGCGCCCACCGACCCGAAGTCCGAAGCACTGCTGCGCGAGTTCATCGACCGGGAGATCACCGACCGGGTCGCCGCCCTGCTCGGCACGCCGGACGCCGCGCTGCGGGCAGGCATGGTCAACGTCCAGATCCTGGGGCTCGCGGTGGCGCGGTACATCGTGCGCGTCGAGCCGATCGCTTCGGCGTCCGTCGACGAATTGGTGGCCTCGTTCGGTCCGCTCGTGCAGCACTGCCTGACCGGGTGA
- a CDS encoding TetR/AcrR family transcriptional regulator — translation MGRRRAFDEDEVVRAAVGLFGGRAYDGVSIDDLVVHLGVHRNSLYKTFGSKRGLYLVALRRHLADDVRPLTEALAAATDAATALRLVTSADLGLLLLAAVERAPADEEVAAEVAAALAAVDQAIADALGIPTALAAALTAAALGILLRDGPDGAATALTRRLDPLD, via the coding sequence ATGGGCAGGCGAAGGGCGTTCGACGAGGACGAGGTGGTGCGTGCCGCCGTGGGGTTGTTCGGTGGCCGCGCGTACGACGGGGTGTCCATCGACGACCTCGTCGTCCACCTCGGCGTGCACCGCAACAGCCTGTACAAGACGTTCGGCAGCAAGCGCGGCCTCTACCTGGTCGCCCTGCGCCGCCACCTCGCCGACGACGTCCGTCCCTTGACCGAAGCGCTCGCAGCGGCGACGGATGCCGCGACCGCGCTGCGGCTCGTCACCTCGGCCGACCTCGGTCTGCTGCTGCTCGCGGCGGTCGAACGGGCACCGGCCGACGAAGAGGTGGCGGCCGAGGTGGCCGCGGCGCTGGCCGCCGTCGACCAGGCGATCGCCGACGCGCTCGGCATCCCCACCGCCCTGGCCGCCGCCCTCACGGCCGCCGCACTGGGCATCCTCCTGCGCGACGGCCCCGACGGCGCCGCCACCGCACTGACCCGACGACTCGATCCCCTCGACTGA